One window from the genome of Kluyveromyces marxianus DMKU3-1042 DNA, complete genome, chromosome 3 encodes:
- the TMA16 gene encoding Tma16p encodes MPVTKSLGKIQKGLKGKKFTVHPKGRKFQQLNRATLREEKIALKKKAHNEKRSHELSRMTFIQSAINSDSLKEKKVFTYEDTAVLIQEFIARDDDELNELKAKRRSNRPPSGRQLLLQQKRDLEMEEFKAGFLCPDLTDEDNVVFLRAWNQTFGGLSTLKLIRVNVDGEKVLGGTKPVKPTTAEKKDIEMS; translated from the coding sequence ATGCCAGTAACGAAGTCTTTAGGAAAAATCCAAAAGGGtttgaaaggaaaaaaattCACCGTCCATCCTAAAGGACGTAAATTCCAACAACTTAACAGAGCTACTCTTCGTGAGGAAAAGATCGCTcttaagaagaaggcacataatgaaaaaagatCACATGAATTATCTCGTATGACATTCATTCAGTCAGCAATTAACTCTGATTCGttaaaagagaagaaggttttcACTTATGAAGATACGGCTGTTTTAATCCAAGAATTTATTGCTCGtgacgatgatgaattaAATGAACTCAAGGCTAAGAGGAGGTCTAATAGACCTCCATCTGGTAGACAACTCCTTTTacaacaaaaaagagacctagaaatggaagaatttAAAGCTGGTTTCCTATGTCCGGATTTAACTGATGAGGATAATGTTGTTTTCTTGAGAGCATGGAATCAAACATTTGGTGGTTTAAGTACATTAAAACTTATAAGAGTTAACGTTGATGGTGAGAAGGTACTTGGTGGTACCAAGCCAGTAAAACCTACTACAGCCGAAAAAAAGGATATTGAAATGTCTTAA
- the NAT5 gene encoding peptide alpha-N-acetyltransferase subunit NAT5 codes for MGRALVTIDNVYSNNLGTFKRIIEEVLPVKYSEEYFQEVVDKNAKGVFYSRLAYYGEIAVGAVKARLIANKNGGVLPAGVYIEVIAVLEAYRGKTAGSLLLKYIEDKCKESFQHDLYVHVSVDNESAIQWYEKNGFVKQDDVLKNYYKDTKGSPDAFVYKKVL; via the coding sequence ATGGGTAGAGCATTGGTGACTATCGACAACGTATATTCCAATAATTTGGGAACtttcaaaagaattatTGAGGAGGTACTTCCTGTAAAATATTCCGAGGAGTACTTCCAAGAAGTAGTAGACAAGAATGCCAAAGGCGTGTTTTATTCAAGATTAGCATATTATGGGGAAATTGCAGTTGGTGCTGTAAAAGCTAGATTAATTGCCAACAAAAACGGAGGAGTGTTACCAGCAGGTGTGTACATTGAAGTTATAGCAGTGCTTGAGGCTTACCGTGGCAAGACAGCAGGAAGTTTATTATTGAAGTATATAGAAGACAAATGCAAAGAGAGCTTTCAGCATGACTTGTACGTTCATGTAAGCGTTGATAACGAATCTGCTATACAATGGTATGAAAAGAACGGTTTTGTAAAGCAAGACGATGTTCTGAAAAACTATTATAAAGATACCAAAGGTTCACCAGATGCATTTGTATATAAAAAGGTTCTTTAg
- the MEX67 gene encoding Mex67p, which yields MQVNGFSNMNQIGALAQQNHMDNLVGVNIRGWTNATQQDLLNFISRKTRISVRNSVVQGDTIVGYVTPQEADQLVKFSGYRFAGNTLKIQKAGGAGGNVSTNDTITVLRNVLMRRYNAQTKMLDLGNLFNDPELVQRGMAPKNVNTQSKMFPAMMKVASKEPNMVVESINLSDNNLRDVNGVTTLAQTFPRLKNLCLANNNISRFHSLEAWKNKFKDLRELLMMNNPITSDRLYRTEMLRIFPKLVILDNVVVRDEQKLLSIYSLPTQQTQFFFEDSGLASSSTDFVTNFLNLWDTNRMQLMGLYTPQSQFSISVDSSVPAATVPNAQTTPTFGYYLPFSRNISKISSDKTIQERIFMGPEAIYETFRSLPVSKHFLQEQPQAYSVQAWTFPQVNGFVITLHGHFDETAKPEMDKNKTQQNSSSSRGRRYNHGFMSSANTKLSQKSFDRTMVLVPNPNGSVIIASDALTIRPYCDGAWSNPVSPPATVQPPMVQPQQQQQPQQQQQPINIPLTQTPPNTGALGTTTLQLPPEVQAKLSPIQLELLQKLHVETKLNAEYTYMLAEQSMWNYDSAMQGFRNSVNNLPREAFV from the coding sequence ATGCAAGTTAATGGGTTCAGCAATATGAACCAGATTGGTGCGCTAGCACAGCAGAACCACATGGATAATTTAGTTGGTGTCAATATTCGTGGATGGACGAACGCTACTCAGCAGGACTTGCTCAACTTTATTTCGAGAAAGACCCGTATATCGGTGCGGAATTCGGTTGTGCAAGGCGACACGATTGTCGGGTATGTGACCCCACAGGAAGCAGACCAATTGGTGAAGTTTAGCGGGTACCGTTTTGCAGGAAACACGCTCAAAATCCAAAAGGctggtggtgctggtggTAATGTCAGCACTAACGATACGATTACTGTCCTTCGTAATGTTTTAATGAGGAGGTACAATGCTCAAACTAAGATGTTGGACTTGGGGAACTTATTCAATGACCCGGAGTTGGTCCAGCGTGGAATGGCACCTAAAAATGTGAATACCCAGTCGAAAATGTTCCCGGCCATGATGAAAGTGGCATCTAAAGAACCAAACATGGTGGTTGAGTCGATAAATCTTTCGGATAACAACTTGAGGGACGTCAATGGTGTTACGACCTTGGCCCAAACTTTTCCACGCTTGAAAAATCTGTGTCTTgcaaataataatatcagCCGTTTTCATTCACTGGAGGcttggaagaacaaattcaaagacttACGAGAGTTACTCATGATGAACAACCCGATCACATCAGATCGCTTGTACCGTACAGAGATGCTAAGAATCTTCCCCAAATTGGTCATACTAGATAATGTTGTTGTTCGTGATGAGCAAAAGCTTCTTTCCATCTATAGTTTGCCCACGCAACAGACCCAGTTCTTTTTTGAGGACAGTGGtttggcttcttcttcaacagattTTGTCActaatttcttgaatttatGGGACACTAATAGAATGCAGCTAATGGGTCTTTACACGCCACAATCCCAGTTCTCAATAAGTGTGGACTCTTCTGTTCCAGCTGCTACTGTTCCTAATGCCCAAACCACTCCAACCTTCGGTTATTACTTGCcattttcaagaaatatCTCTAAAATTTCAAGTGATAAGACAATTCAGGAAAGAATATTCATGGGACCAGAGGCTATCTACGAGACTTTTAGGTCCCTCCCAGTTAGTAAACATTTCTTGCAGGAACAACCTCAAGCTTACTCTGTGCAAGCTTGGACTTTCCCACAAGTTAATGGCTTTGTAATTACCCTTCACGGTCATTTCGACGAAACTGCTAAACCAGAGATggataaaaacaaaacccaACAAaattcatcgtcttcaAGAGGTAGAAGATACAACCACGGATTCATGTCTAGTGCCAATACCAAACTTTCGCAAAAGTCCTTTGATAGAACGATGGTTTTGGTTCCAAACCCCAACGGTAGCGTTATTATTGCGTCCGATGCTCTAACTATTAGACCATATTGTGATGGAGCTTGGTCAAATCCCGTTTCACCTCCAGCTACTGTACAACCACCGATGGTGCAGCcgcaacagcaacagcaaccacaacagcaacagcaaccaATTAATATACCTTTAACACAAACACCGCCAAATACAGGAGCTCTGGGCACGACAACTTTACAATTGCCACCGGAAGTGCAAGCGAAACTGTCGCCTATACAGCTAGAGCTTCTTCAGAAATTGCATGTCGAAACGAAGCTTAACGCAGAATATACTTACATGTTAGCTGAACAAAGTATGTGGAACTACGATAGTGCCATGCAAGGCTTCAGAAACAGTGTCAACAACTTGCCTAGAGAAGCTTTCGTCTAA
- the MRX4 gene encoding Mrx4p encodes MLLSRCTRFGIRSVHFPTAHLDKGRVSWKVALDPNTPKERSVKAFKSSLHNTIERNAWPSESSPEREVLIELINNLSLPHDTLKKQIRKLYQMIFQHRVSDEDIYKAITKFNSRTIVNVITPKPINLKKELQNLKVTAEKYEKERVLKEQNLNEKSLSINNGISTKMQHEVVNRHQKPPVNNAKKETTTETITDRDINALKEFLEKAEKQENEIKKFVLEQQRKYQWSHNKGAPTQLTPGSLLFQKRIPSARIRKVSPFIPRLVEYERLIHPFSSTELTKFLSYDVEKSVSKVEPYDSTFLVHIQKKDLFGVINCGRIPPEQLLEIINQYENQGWKLFGDNSKGSYEVVFTKKVVTPPLIGRNGKIALGLASILTGCAFFLPPL; translated from the coding sequence ATGCTTCTATCAAGATGTACAAGGTTTGGTATAAGGTCCGTTCATTTTCCTACTGCACATTTGGATAAAGGTCGTGTATCATGGAAAGTAGCATTGGACCCCAATACACCGAAAGAAAGATCCGTTAAAGCATTCAAAAGTTCATTGCACAACACCATCGAGCGCAATGCATGGCCCTCAGAGTCTTCGCCGGAAAGAGAGGTCCTCATAGAGTTAATTAACAATCTCTCACTACCCCACGACACCctaaagaaacaaattcGAAAATTGTATCAAATGATTTTTCAACACAGAGTCagtgatgaagatatatACAAGGCAATAACGAAGTTCAATTCGCGCACAATTGTTAATGTCATCACACCCAAACCAATtaatttgaaaaaagaattacaGAACCTTAAGGTAACAGCAGAAAAGTatgaaaaagagagagtactgaaagaacaaaatcTGAATGAGAAATCGTTATCGATTAATAATGGAATAAGTACCAAGATGCAACATGAGGTTGTTAACAGACATCAAAAACCACCTGTAAATaatgcaaagaaagaaacgACGACTGAAACCATTACAGATCGCGACATCAATGCACTTAAAGAATTTCTTGAGAAGGCTGAGAAGCAAGAgaatgaaattaaaaaatttGTGCTCGAGCAACAAAGGAAATACCAATGGTCTCATAACAAAGGTGCACCGACCCAACTAACTCCAGGATCTCTATTATTTCAAAAACGCATTCCTTCTGCTCGTATAAGGAAGGTATCTCCTTTCATACCGCGCCTAGTTGAGTATGAACGGTTAATTCATCCATTTTCTTCCACTGAACTAACAAAATTCTTATCTTATGACGTCGAGAAATCAGTCTCAAAAGTGGAGCCATATGATTCTACCTTCCTTGTTCACatccaaaagaaagatcTTTTTGGTGTGATAAACTGCGGTAGGATTCCACCAGAACAATTACTTGAAATTATCAATCAATATGAAAACCAAGGATGGAAATTATTTGGCGACAATTCAAAAGGTAGCTACGAGGTAGTGTTCACAAAGAAAGTTGTAACTCCACCGTtaattggaagaaatggTAAAATCGCACTGGGATTAGCAAGTATTCTAACTGGATGTGCATTTTTCCTACCCCCACTATAA
- the SEC63 gene encoding protein-transporting protein SEC63 — MPQNYDYDETSTTWPFFVLTVLLVCVVPVTCVEIYKLVAGDSSSPDSKSEWARLHEKYTPEEVRKQRLENKKKRSKKGIYFATVGWVLISALVYYIQKNDAIYQIAASTFDPYELLGVSLSSTDKEIKSAYRKLSVKFHPDKLSKDLSESDRSAMEERFVMINKAYKALTDEITKENYKKYGHPDGPQSTSHGIALPKFLVEGSASPFVLFAYFVLLAVVLPVMVAKWWSSSQEYTKHGIHSETASHFVDKLFNFKPSYVVVPDLIIKWISEAKEYQLKYPELTPEDVSNVIHAHINREASKHDYAKNYIITKSSLLFHQLIEIASTFRNTEVALMALETYRSVIQCTQLSLHSQIFQLPNVNKEHFLDSTTDDIRTLGKLFTYPDEQISKILGIQDKEALKETLTVASRIPKLQLLKASFKVRGSSLETVEPGSTPHIQVKVLIRSPKHKLFPKSLIPEEKLLGDDPLMLEQDPFEKMLEEPLLPETFAPLHPTRRRTCWYSIVVSQKDGKIIQTPSITQRLSVENLNVDFDKRIVKDVEKEFKADDWVVGTISVPFAQPAPQDEGSYFFRVVIKSPDYFGSDLDFTVPLVVKRAPVEVDPKKEILHELGSDEEEDDDAQDSAEDEDDSDASDDEYDSDITDIDTDTEDEDEESDASNDAPSPDNEKEVKKD; from the coding sequence atgcCGCAGAATTACGATTATGACGAGACAAGTACGACTTGGCCATTCTTCGTGCTTACGGTGTTGCTGGTGTGCGTAGTTCCTGTTACATGTGTTGAGATATATAAACTTGTTGCTGGTGATTCGAGTAGTCCTGATTCCAAGTCGGAATGGGCACGTTTGCACGAGAAGTACACGCCAGAAGAGGTGAGGAAACAGAGACTggagaacaaaaaaaagcggTCAAAGAAGGGTATTTATTTTGCGACTGTTGGCTGGGTATTGATTTCCGCATTGGTGTActatattcaaaagaatgATGCAATCTACCAGATTGCGGCTAGCACCTTTGATCCCTATGAATTGCTTGGAGTCTCGCTCTCTTCAACCGACAAAGAGATCAAGTCTGCTTATAGGAAATTATCGGTCAAGTTTCATCCAGACAAGCTTTCGAAGGATCTCAGCGAAAGTGACAGGTCAGCTATGGAGGAGCGCTTTGTGATGATTAACAAGGCTTACAAGGCATTGACTGACGAAATTACTAAGGAGAATTACAAGAAGTACGGTCATCCAGACGGTCCACAATCAACTTCTCATGGTATTGCATTGCCAAAGTTCTTGGTAGAAGGCTCTGCTTCGCCATTTGTATTGTTTGCTTACTTCGTATTGTTAGCTGTAGTGTTGCCCGTAATGGTGGCTAAGTGGTGGAGTTCTTCCCAAGAATACACAAAGCACGGCATCCATTCGGAAACTGCGTCTCATTTTGTGGACAAGttgttcaacttcaaacCATCGTATGTTGTCGTTCCTGATTTGATCATCAAGTGGATTTCCGAAGCAAAAGAATACCAATTGAAGTACCCTGAATTGACCCCAGAAGATGTTAGCAACGTTATACATGCCCATATCAACCGGGAGGCAAGCAAACATGATTATGCTAAAAATTACATTATCACAAAatcttcattattattcCACCAATTGATTGAAATTGCTTCTACTTTTAGAAATACGGAGGTAGCGTTAATGGCACTTGAAACGTATAGATCGGTTATCCAGTGCACACAATTGTCTCTACACTCACAAATTTTCCAATTACCTAACGTCAACAAGGAACATTTCTTAGACTCTACCACTGATGATATCCGCACTTTGGGTAAACTCTTCACATATCCAGATGAACAAATAAGCAAAATCTTGGGAATACAGGATAAAGAAGCTTTAAAAGAAACCCTAACCGTTGCTTCACGTATTCCAAAACTACAACTTCTCAAAGCATCCTTCAAAGTGCGTGGATCTTCACTTGAAACAGTCGAGCCAGGTTCCACTCCTCATATCCAAGTGAAGGTGTTAATTCGCTCCCCAAAACACAAGCTTTTCCCCAAATCCTTAATTCCGGAAGAAAAGTTATTGGGTGATGACCCATTAATGTTAGAACAAGATccatttgaaaaaatgCTCGAAGAGCCTTTATTACCTGAAACTTTTGCTCCTCTACATCCAACAAGAAGACGTACTTGTTGGTACTCAATCGTGGTATCGCAAAAAGATGGTAAGATCATTCAAACCCCAAGCATAACCCAAAGACTATCAGTGGAAAACCTAAATGTGGACTTCGATAAAAGAATCGTGAAAGATgtagaaaaagaattcaaggCAGATGATTGGGTTGTAGGAACCATCTCAGTACCTTTTGCTCAACCAGCACCACAAGATGAAGGCTCTTACTTTTTCAGAGTTGTAATCAAGTCCCCAGATTATTTTGGTTCTGATTTAGATTTCACAGTTCCTCTAGTTGTCAAGAGAGCCCCAGTAGAGGTCGACCctaagaaagaaatactACATGAATTGGGAtccgatgaagaagaggatgatgatgcaCAAGACTCTGcggaagatgaagatgattccGATGCCTCTGACGATGAATATGATTCCGATATCACCGACATAGATACGGATACTGAAGATGAGGACGAAGAATCAGATGCCTCCAATGATGCACCTTCGCCAGacaatgaaaaagaagtcaagAAAGACTAA
- the REV3 gene encoding DNA-directed DNA polymerase, which translates to MSNIIRSLDSTLEPNLINVQINSTDSYQSFPTALDKISSKSLPGLPFVQVPIVRFYGCLPTGHKILVHCHGVLPYIFIRYDGQMSDTSSEILNRCSNLHNILEIRMVETYTKNQMTEKFKSLKYVANVSVVKGVPFYGYHVGYEPFYKISLLNGSYVNKLSDLLRDGKILSSKVEVYEAHIPHLLQLMADYNLFGCGWLKLSQCYFRKPILLEDLEINEILYTESLERFLKTHLKPNENVLDQDPFHRVGRTLLEIDILPQFIVNKQKIQFRDLHHDFIEITKDLQLSDQGYVNSTKDIWDEIQNIRKMKGLSEYQELDNYSRDPMLQYNWKDNTNLLNYFEAAKKRTSSLFPTKSLRFDSFVNVSQNEHLFPSPREALEELWPKIPRYISKKVQTFTEMHQNKDIYNKFGDKSDPFSIQQQHETFSVVNPLSSLNDSDSTTRSKRKASQSPSKSDNSINPESQIYTVPNKKLHQSISTRDHLKVLKRPKINFANIKESLLLKEIPEVVYPEPFYSNPLDLKRNTTEIADAVFKLSSDHVSFRKGMEYKNYSPVLTASDNVYQRSRWRYVRDKPTFQNVMQNNESCKKEFSAVVGKTPDLPFGYKFKSNNMNLQNFNSFNRMTHFTMELHVNSREDKYPDPKHDAVRMIFWKVQDGTFPFNLDITQEGLLIYSDNGTDRFLWNSADPTIHVTTYEDELSMIYALEDLVRFFDPDILSGYEIHSSSWGYLIDRCRFAHNYDVEEELSRVETNHNNKKKDSWGYTHATAFRITGRHMLNIWRHLRSSLNLLDYTLENIVFHVLHERFPFYSFKTLTGFFDSKDPSSKKCLINYYIKRVRVNYQLLETQNIIGKTIEQARLIGIEFYSVLYRGSQYKVESFLIRLCKSESFLLISPSRKQVRDQKALECIPLVMEPSSAFYNSPLLVLDFQSLYPSIVMAYNYCYSTMLGRVQTLGLKDNRIGTTTIDIPPDLLTLISDYVTVSPNGIAFVKKELRKSILAKMLKDILATRFLMKDTMNQLKDDHDVVSMLDNRQAALKLLANVTYGYTAASFSGRMPCSDIADSIVQTGRETLERAIEFIESTKKWGAKVVYGDTDSLFVYLPGKSRSDAFKIGKEIAKEITMKNPKPVELKFEKVYHPCFLVTKKRYVGYAYEYENQINPKFDAKGIETVRRDGTPAQQKIVERALRTMFETTDLSKVKEYLLGEFDKIITGRVNIQDFCFAREVKIGHYKSDKTAPPGAQIAMQMMEEDHRKEPQYKQRIPYVVKMGKMGETLSSRCISPEAFLRSKDSRLDYNYYIVKNIIPPLQRFFQLVGVDVMDWFSSMRKTMYVSNESAEHDKIDGRSVTSIVKARSCLRCRKRVHPEYISRICDECRKDKGNTIMALQEAVRLKQSKMHMILRTCQTCSYKFHKDAMAPLDSIALKCQSKDCPVYFSKVKYINGLKNTDMRDLLLGIIDLDY; encoded by the coding sequence ATGAGTAATATTATTCGTTCATTGGATTCAACGTTAGAGCCCAACTTAATCAATGTTCAGATCAACAGCACAGACTCGTATCAAAGTTTTCCCACTGCCTTAGATAAAATAAGCAGTAAGAGTTTACCTGGTCTACCTTTTGTTCAAGTTCCCATAGTCCGTTTTTATGGTTGCTTGCCAACTGGACACAAGATATTAGTACACTGCCATGGCGTGCTTCCTTACATATTCATTCGGTATGATGGGCAAATGAGCGATACGTCATCAGAAATCCTGAATCGATGCTCTAATTTACATAATATTCTTGAGATAAGGATGGTGGAGACTTACACCAAGAATCAAATGACGGAAAAGTTTAAGAGTCTCAAATATGTGGCCAACGTGTCAGTGGTGAAGGGTGTACCATTTTATGGATACCATGTTGGTTATGAACCTTTTTataaaatatcattattgAATGGATCATATGTCAATAAACTATCTGACTTGCTTAGGGATGGAAAAATTCTTTCCTCCAAGGTTGAAGTTTATGAAGCTCACATACCCCATCTACTTCAATTGATGGCAGATTATAACCTATTTGGATGTGGCTGGTTAAAACTATCACAATGTTACTTCAGGAAACCTATCCTCTTGGAGGATCTTGAGATAAATGAAATCCTTTACACAGAATCTCTTGAGAGGTTCTTAAAAACTCATCTAAAACCTAACGAGAATGTACTTGATCAGGATCCTTTTCATAGGGTTGGAAGGACACTTTTGGAAATAGATATCCTTCCGCAATTTATTGTGAATAAGCAAAAGATTCAGTTTCGAGACTTGCACCATGACTTCATTGAAATTACTAAAGATCTTCAATTGTCTGATCAAGGCTATGTGAATTCTACCAAGGATATCTGGGatgaaattcaaaacataagaaaaatgaaaggtCTTTCAGAGTACCAAGAGCTAGATAATTACTCTCGTGATCCTATGCTACAGTATAACTGGAAGGATAATACAAATTTACTAAATTATTTCGAGGctgcaaagaaaagaacatcaaGCTTGTTTCCGACAAAATCTTTAAGATTCGACTCATTCGTCAATGTATCACAAAATGAGCATTTATTTCCAAGCCCAAGAGAGGCTCTAGAAGAATTATGGCCTAAAATACCTAGATATATTAGTAAAAAAGTGCAAACATTCACTGAAATGCATCAGAACAAAGACATATACAATAAATTTGGGGATAAATCAGACCCATTTAGtattcaacaacaacatgAGACTTTTTCGGTGGTAAATCCCTTATCATCTTTAAACGACTCAGATTCAACGACACgctcaaaaagaaaagcatCACAGTCACCATCTAAATCTGATAATTCTATCAACCCAGAATCGCAAATTTATACAGTtccaaataaaaaattgcATCAATCCATATCAACCAGAGATCATTTAAAAGTATTAAAAAGACCCAAGATTAACTTTGCTAACATCAAGGAAAGTCTTctattgaaagaaatccCAGAAGTCGTCTATCCTGAGCCATTTTATTCCAATCCTTTagatttgaaaaggaaCACTACAGAAATTGCTGATGCTGTTTTCAAACTATCTAGTGATCATGTCTCCTTTAGAAAGGGAATGGAGTATAAAAACTATTCCCCTGTTCTTACTGCTTCAGATAATGTTTACCAAAGATCAAGATGGAGGTACGTAAGAGATAAACCAACTTTCCAAAATGTTATGCAGAATAACGAATCATGTAAAAAAGAGTTttctgctgttgttggGAAAACACCCGACCTACCTTTTGGCTATAAATTTAAAAGTAATAACATGAATCTCCAGAATTTTAATTCGTTCAATAGAATGACCCACTTCACTATGGAACTTCATGTGAACTCCAGAGAAGATAAATACCCAGATCCCAAACATGATGCCGTTCGCATGATATTCTGGAAAGTCCAAGATGGAACCTTCCCATTTAATTTGGATATAACACAGGAAGGGTTGTTGATTTATTCAGATAATGGAACTGATAGATTTTTATGGAATAGCGCGGATCCAACTATCCATGTTACGACttatgaagatgaattaAGTATGATTTATGCTCTAGAAGACTTGGTGAGGTTTTTTGACCCAGATATTTTGTCAGGGTACGAAATACACTCTTCATCGTGGGGATACCTAATTGATAGATGTCGCTTTGCTCATAATTAcgatgttgaagaagagctttCACGTGTTGAAACAAatcacaacaacaaaaaaaaggattCATGGGGGTATACGCATGCCACCGCCTTTCGAATCACAGGCAGGCACATGTTAAATATATGGAGACATTTAAGATCTTCCCTCaatcttcttgattataCGCTTGAAAATATTGTATTCCATGTTTTGCATGAAAGATTTCCATTCTACTCATTTAAAACTTTGACGGGCTTCTTCGACTCGAAAGATCCATCCTCGAAGAAGTGTCTCATTAACTACTATATTAAAAGAGTTAGAGTAAATTACCAACTCCTGGAAACTCAAAACATCATAGGGAAAACGATTGAACAGGCAAGATTAATTGGCATTGAATTTTACTCTGTTCTTTATCGCGGATCACAATATAAAGTGGAATCATTCTTGATAAGACTTTGTAAATCTGAAAGCTTTCTTCTCATTTCTCCTAGCCGTAAACAAGTTAGAGATCAAAAAGCACTTGAATGTATACCATTAGTTATGGAGCCATCTTCAGCCTTTTACAACAGTCCATTACTGGTTCTAGATTTTCAATCTTTATATCCGTCAATTGTTATGGCTTATAACTACTGTTATAGCACTATGCTAGGCAGAGTCCAAACCCTAGGTCTTAAAGACAATCGTATTGGTACAACTACGATAGATATTCCTCCAGATTTGTTGACTTTGATTTCTGATTATGTCACGGTATCACCTAATGGTATAGCCTTtgtgaagaaggaattgCGAAAATCAATCTTAGCTAAAATGTTGAAAGACATTCTTGCAACTAGGTTTTTGATGAAAGACACTATGAACCAGCTAAAAGATGACCACGATGTTGTTAGTATGTTAGATAATAGGCAAGCTGCATTGAAACTATTAGCCAATGTCACGTATGGATACACTGCAGCATCTTTTTCTGGCAGAATGCCATGTTCGGATATCGCTGACAGCATTGTTCAAACAGGTAGAGAAACTTTAGAACGTGCTATTGAATTTATAGAATCCACCAAAAAATGGGGTGCCAAAGTTGTATACGGTGACACTGATAGTTTATTTGTATATCTCCCAGGGAAATCTAGAAGTGATGCGTTCAAAATTGGTAAGGAAATCGCAAAGGAAATTACAATGAAAAACCCCAAACCTGTAGAGCTtaaatttgaaaaggtCTACCACCCATGTTTTTTGGTAACCAAAAAGAGATATGTGGGATATGCATATGAATATGAGAACCAAATTAACCCTAAATTTGATGCAAAGGGGATTGAAACAGTGAGAAGAGACGGTACTCCAGCTCAACAAAAGATAGTGGAAAGGGCACTACGAACTATGTTTGAAACTACAGATTTGTCTAAGGTGAAAGAATACCTTCTTGGCGAATTTGACAAAATCATTACGGGAAGAGTTAATATCCAAGACTTTTGCTTTGCAAGGGAAGTAAAAATAGGACATTACAAAAGTGATAAGACTGCACCACCTGGAGCTCAGATAGCAATGCAAATGatggaagaagatcatAGGAAGGAACCGCAGTATAAACAAAGAATACCATATGTTGTTAAAATGGGAAAAATGGGTGAGACTCTAAGTTCTAGATGTATATCACCAGAAGCATTCTTGAGGTCGAAAGATTCGAGACTCGATTATAACTATTATATTGTGAAAAATATAATTCCTCCACTACAGAGATTTTTTCAACTTGTAGGGGTGGATGTCATGGATTGGTTCTCGTCGATGCGTAAAACAATGTATGTTTCAAATGAAAGCGCTGAACATGATAAAATTGATGGAAGATCAGTAACATCAATTGTCAAAGCTAGATCATGTCTACGTTGTCGTAAAAGAGTACATCCGGAGTACATAAGCAGAATTTGTGATGAGTGTAGAAAAGACAAAGGTAATACCATTATGGCTTTACAGGAAGCAGTACGCTTGAAACAATCGAAAATGCACATGATTCTTAGAACATGCCAAACCTGTTCATACAAGTTTCACAAGGATGCAATGGCCCCATTAGACTCCATAGCCCTTAAGTGTCAATCTAAAGACTGTCCAGTATATTTTAGCAAAGTTAAGTACATCAATGGTCTCAAAAATACGGACATGAgagatcttcttcttggcatTATAGATTTGGATTACTGA